The region GTCGCTGGCGAGTGTGGTCGGAATTCTATTCCGATGCCTATTCCGCTCTCTCCGGGCGCACGGTTGATCTCACCATCACCACAAGCCTTGAAGATACTCCGGGGGATCGCTTCCAGATTGTGCCGTTCATCCGCGAGCCCTTCGTGCTCGCCCTGCCAAACCGCCTGGCGGATCATGACGGGGAGCTGGAGGCTCTGTCCGAGCATCCCTTTATCCGTTTCTCCTTGCGGTCTTCTATCGGACGTATGGTTGAGCGGCAGGTGCAGAGATTACGGCTGGATCTGCCCGTGTCCCTTGAGTTTGATCTGGCCGTGGGTCAGCTTGTTGCGGTTTCGGAAGGGCTTGGGTGGTGCATCACGACACCTCTTTGCCTGTTGCAGAACGAAAGCCTGATGCAGAAGATGACTATCCGCCGTCTGCCCCGTGGCCGGTTCTTCCGGGATATGGCTGTCTCAGCCCGTCAGGGTGAGCATACGGAACTGGCCGAGAAGCTGGCTCTGACAACAGAGACAGTCATCAGGGAGAAGCTGCAGGCTCGGTTCACCGGAGATCTGGCCTGGGTGCTGGATGACATCATCTGGCCCAATCCCTGAAACGGCTGTTCCGGTCACTGAGACTCGATCCCGCACTGTCGCCCCGCGCTTTGTTTCTGTCGCAATTGGGGAAGGTGTGTCCTGTATCCCGATGATAATCCTACAGCGTGCTTCTGAAAAGTTGACAGACTTTTCAGATAAAAGCTCGCTTAGAAATAAACTCTTAAAGCACCACCGCCAATTCAGGTTAAAGGTCTGGTGCTTTATGGTCCTTGATATAGGCGGATTCTGTCTGTTGTTTTGCGCGGCAATCGTCTAAAGGAAAGCATGGACGGTGCCCCTTGAACGGGGCTGCAAGAGAGTCCAGTGAGGCGGACCCATTCCGGGCGTCAACTCTGGAACTGTCCGGTGACACGTGTCCGGCCGCACCAGCGGCCTTTGGCGCATGCCCCGGCCCGTTCAACCTGATGATGACGGGGTCGGCCCAGATCTCGCATCATCTGAAAAGAAGCCTTTGAAGGGCCAAGGGGAGCGTAACGTGTGCGCGGGTTTGGAAAGCAGAGTGACGACGGACATGTTTGACTATATTCGCGATCCGGCAGCGATTTATGAAGAAAGCTTTCGCCAGATTCGCGATGCGGTGGATCTGAGCCAGTTTCCGGAATCCATGCACGGTATGGTGCAGCGGTTGGTTCATTCCTCCGGTATCCCTGAAATTGCGGACGATCTGGCCTTCACAGACGAAGCCGTCACAAAAGGCCGTGCAGCGCTTGAAGCGGGTGCGCCAATCCTCTGTGATGCCCGCATGGTCGCCATGGGAGTGATCGAGCGGGTTCTCCCGGCCTCTAATCCGGTTCTCTGCATGCTTGAGGATGAGCGGACGCGTCCCCGCGCGCTGGAAATCGGCAATACGCGCTCAGCTGCAGCCGTTGACCTCTGGCAGGACAGACTTGATGGCGCTGTAGTGGCCATCGGCAATGCGCCGACTGCGTTGTTCTACCTGTTGGAAATGATCGCAAAGGGCGCGCCGAAGCCCGCTGTTATTCTGGGTTTCCCGGTCGGCTTCGTCGGTGCCGCTGAATCGAAGCAGGCTCTAGCGGAGAGCGATCTCGGTCTTGAATTCATCACCTTGCACGGACGCAAGGGCGGTTCGGCTTATGCGGCGGCAGCTGTCAATGCTCTGGCTATCGGGGCGGGAGCTGTTTCATGAGCGAACGCTGGCTGAAAGTCATCGGCATTGGTGATGATGGCTGTGCTGGTCTCAGCCCTGCAGCGCGCGCGCTTGTGGACGCAGCAGATATCGTTGTCGGCGGTGAACGGCACCTTGCCTTTCTCTCCGATGGCAGGGCAGAACGCCATCCCTGGACGTCACCCCTATCCGATATGGTCGAGCGCCTGAAAGACTGGCAGGGACGGTCTGTTGTAGTGCTGGCCACAGGTGACCCTATGTGGTTCGGCATTGGTGCCACCCTGCGGCGGGTTTTTTCAGCAGATGATATGCTGATCGTGCCGTCACCATCCGCCTTTTCTCTGGCGGCGAGCCGTCTCGGCTGGTCTCTTGATCAATGTGAGACGATGACCCTGCATGGCCGTCCTCTAGATCTCCTCAATGCCCGGCTTTATCCCGGTGCACGCATTCTTGCGCTCACAGCAGATGAAACAACGCCGAAGGCTGTTGCAGATCGTCTGGTTGAGCTGGGATATGGTGATGCCCGGCTGACGGTTCTGGATCATATGGGCGGGGACCGCGAGGAGGTTCAGACGAGCGCTGCCAGCGCGTTCGCGTTTGACGTGACACCGTTCAATACGCTGGCCATTCAGTGTCCCGCGGATGCGCCGTTCCACAGTCGTTGCCCCG is a window of Coralliovum pocilloporae DNA encoding:
- a CDS encoding LysR family transcriptional regulator; translated protein: MDFPQGFDLKALRIFLVVSEHGSMTEAAQRLGLTQSTISQIISNLEAAVGTQLLDRSMRPMALTTAGSTLFASARALLLDAGDALQSTRGTSGQPLPDITLAVADSIASTVIPQVVSRLTSSARRWRVWSEFYSDAYSALSGRTVDLTITTSLEDTPGDRFQIVPFIREPFVLALPNRLADHDGELEALSEHPFIRFSLRSSIGRMVERQVQRLRLDLPVSLEFDLAVGQLVAVSEGLGWCITTPLCLLQNESLMQKMTIRRLPRGRFFRDMAVSARQGEHTELAEKLALTTETVIREKLQARFTGDLAWVLDDIIWPNP
- a CDS encoding precorrin-8X methylmutase, which translates into the protein MFDYIRDPAAIYEESFRQIRDAVDLSQFPESMHGMVQRLVHSSGIPEIADDLAFTDEAVTKGRAALEAGAPILCDARMVAMGVIERVLPASNPVLCMLEDERTRPRALEIGNTRSAAAVDLWQDRLDGAVVAIGNAPTALFYLLEMIAKGAPKPAVILGFPVGFVGAAESKQALAESDLGLEFITLHGRKGGSAYAAAAVNALAIGAGAVS
- the cbiE gene encoding precorrin-6y C5,15-methyltransferase (decarboxylating) subunit CbiE, whose amino-acid sequence is MSERWLKVIGIGDDGCAGLSPAARALVDAADIVVGGERHLAFLSDGRAERHPWTSPLSDMVERLKDWQGRSVVVLATGDPMWFGIGATLRRVFSADDMLIVPSPSAFSLAASRLGWSLDQCETMTLHGRPLDLLNARLYPGARILALTADETTPKAVADRLVELGYGDARLTVLDHMGGDREEVQTSAASAFAFDVTPFNTLAIQCPADAPFHSRCPGLPDEAFSHDGKMTKQEVRAATLARLKPYPGACLWDVGAGCGSIAIEWMRAAHRASAIAIEPLEKRRAMILENAATLGAPGLEVVTGRAPEALDGLKQPDAVFIGGGLSFETVELCQDRLRPGGVLVANAVTLESETVLLECFNRFGGELSRIAVSRAEPVGPFHGWRPFMPVTQWQLTKPHVNRS